The Triticum urartu cultivar G1812 chromosome 6, Tu2.1, whole genome shotgun sequence genome includes the window TCACTATTTTCCATGCTCTCCTATCCAAACCCAAATCTTTGGGTACATTTGTTCCTTAATTTCTTCAAGTCTCTTCTTATGTCCTAGTCCTGACTCTCATTGTATAGTTCACACAAGTTAAAATTGATCTATGCACCTGAGCCTCTGGAGGCCTCCTTTGGACATGTCAAAATCATATCATGACGTGTTAGATCAGCTTTTCTTTAGTTATCATCATTTTGATTTGATCATTCCTTGTATGATCACAGATTCACCATAGCATATGCATCTCTGCTGCACTCATCTGCTGGATTGTCGTTTACTAGGCCAAAATTCTGCCCTAGACAACGTCACAGGCCATAATTGGCTATGTTTTTTTTATTTGTTTGCTATGAACGATTGTAGTTAAGTGCTATGATTTTCCTTGAGGTGGTTCGTTGTGATATGACCAATGGGAGATTGAGATTGTACATGCAATTAGATACCATCCTTACCTGATCAATTTGTGCATTGCAGGTGATAAATGATCAGAGAATCAGGGGCAAGTGTTATGGGTTTGTTACTTACACTCAACATAGGGCTGCTCAGCGTGCTATCTTGGAGATGGATGGCAAGGTATAGTTCTATATGGAACTTTAACAACTATTTCTTTTCTCTTGTATTGAGTTTTATTATTTGGGACAGCAAATAGGTAATCGTGCTGTGAGAGTAAATGAAGTGCGTACAAGAGGCAACACCCGTGATTTTGGGCGTGATGGCTTCCGACGGGATCCTGTAAGAGATGGAAGGGATGTATACTGGGACCGAAGGGATAGGGAGAGGAGTTATGATCGTCACCGGGATAGAGATCCTTACCATGACAGGGATAGTGATAGACCTCGTGACCATGACAGAGACAGATATGATGAACGTGGGGGATTTGATCATGAAATGGACTATTCCATGGATCGAGATCATGAAGGAGATGAGAGGCGTGCTAGAGACCTTTATCGAGGTGACCATGATCGTCCAGTGGAGACACGTATGGACTCCGATAATGACAGAGACAAGGAAAATTCAAAAGGCTATGATAGTGAAAGAGATAAAGAAGACAAGGAACAGCCACCAAGGAAAAGGTTCAGGTACTACTTTTTCATAGTTATTCAAATACATTATGATGCATCCGTCTTATTATGTACATTAAGTTATCTGGATGATGTGAATGTACATTAGTAAGTTATAGATTGTCTCGCTGAAACTGTACCTCATTCATCGTCAATTTGCCAAAATGCATGCTGCCACTCCAACCACTAGTAGAATATGACAACCAGCTGTTGCATATCTGATCTTTCATTGTTGATTTTTACTTCTGCTCATGCTAGATTGCAAATTGGTTTAATACTTAAGTAATAGCATTGGAGGTACAAGTTCAAGTAACTTCGTAATACAATGACCAAGAATGCCACTGAACAAATCAACGTAATGGACTTGACTATGCTGACGAGGTTTTACAAATGTATTTATATTGGTATTTTAATCATCAAAACCAAGCTATCTACTTCACTAAGATTTAATAATGGATCTGAATCTGTGGTACTGAATAGATCATTGGCAAAATATTTGACATGTTTTTTTTTACTTTCTCAGTGACTATGCAAAATTCAGAAATGGCACATACGAGCAACATTCATAATATGACTTTATTTCTTTGTTTCTACTTCTTCAAAACCATAATCTTTAGCGCGAGCTTTTGCCTAGTCATCAAGTAGCAG containing:
- the LOC125512954 gene encoding U1 small nuclear ribonucleoprotein 70 kDa; the encoded protein is MAVNEETSVYVGGLPYDADEDMLRSYFGPCGTIVSVKVINDQRIRGKCYGFVTYTQHRAAQRAILEMDGKQIGNRAVRVNEVRTRGNTRDFGRDGFRRDPVRDGRDVYWDRRDRERSYDRHRDRDPYHDRDSDRPRDHDRDRYDERGGFDHEMDYSMDRDHEGDERRARDLYRGDHDRPVETRMDSDNDRDKENSKGYDSERDKEDKEQPPRKRFSRPKGRESRDISSSSDELRNDAKHQLDKAIQMHEDLENEVSQIRDKVTSKDHHIADLQKKSQKLEDELAAARKVSSERQLTVTKLYKSFLQLQDYNDRAKTAEEDLKALVDSAMAEVDMAEDATTKDGSGYENGMA